In one window of Synchiropus splendidus isolate RoL2022-P1 chromosome 15, RoL_Sspl_1.0, whole genome shotgun sequence DNA:
- the arhgap18 gene encoding rho GTPase-activating protein 18 isoform X5 yields the protein MDDYWKEVENITRSGEGAGRGDSGGEGDVPEEEQQKIPEEGEQEEAWLAEAGLARLVNDSLAADQEQEEDSAAFLFTLTKTQAAAVERRVTTLQQTLQRRHNRQHNHPDVRDIFRPPEKVKEPSKLKEGSENGPNAVGPSEPETVMNMEVAFSEQALSYRDNYQRLMVTACPNSPDDKLPNFRLLRDKTGQTRIWDLSPLDMKKVRRLALVEMTALFDTSGIDLKAHKPAKVKTKESGLFGVPLTTLLDQDQKRGAGTKVPLILQRLISHIEEEGLDTEGLLRIPGVASRVKSLRQELETSFYDETFPWKQLKPHDAASLLKLFIRELPHPLLTVEYLNAFIAVNKLPTKKQQLQALSLLVLLLPEANRDSLKALVEFFQHVIEHQTQNKMSLNNVSVIMAPNIFMFKACRLKVTEQQEFSMATSTANIVRLLIRYQNLLWTIPKFILLQVRQQNMKQSKERAVRKLLKKITTEKPSDRPAVEQESSQGIIRVQAPQFSKVSMAVQLTEELQAADVLMRFVSQDSSVALKREDLNLYEIGGNIKERCLDEETFMKDLHQLNPTAEFVIRSVQR from the exons AGGGCGAGCAGGAGGAGGCGTGGCTTGCGGAGGCGGGACTAGCACGCTTGGTCAACGATTCATTGGCTGCCGACCAGGAGCAG gaggaggacagcgccGCGTTTCTGTTCACTCTCACCAAAACTCAGGCGGCGGCGGTGGAACGTCGAGTCACTACACTGCAGCAGACGTTGCAACGGCGACATAATCGACAACATAATCACCCCGATGTCAGAGATATATTCCGACCACCTGAAAAG GTGAAGGAGCCCAGTAAACTCAAAGAGGGAAGTGAAAATGGACCAAATGCTGTCGGTCCTTCTG AACCAGAGACGGTCATGAACATGGAAGTAGCTTTTTCTGAGCAGGCGCTCAGTTACCGGGACAACTATCAACGATTAATGGTCACCGCCTGTCCAAACTCACCAGATGACAAACTGCCG AACTTTCGGCTGCTACGAGACAAAACTGGCCAGACCAGAATTTGGGATCTTTCCCCTCTGGATATGAAGAAG GTTCGGCGACTGGCTCTGGTGGAGATGACGGCTCTGTTTGACACGAGTGGGATCGACCTGAAGGCGCACAAACCTGCTAAAGTGAAGACCAAAG AAAGTGGCCTGTTCGGGGTTCCTCTGACCACTTTACTGGATCAGGATCAGAAGAGGGGGGCCGGAACTAAAGTGCCATTAATACTACAAAGG CTTATCTCTCATATAGAGGAGGAAGGATTAGATACAGAGGGGTTACTTCGGATCCCTGGGGTGGCCTCCAGAGTCAAG TCGCTGCGCCAGGAGCTTGAAACTTCCTTCTACGACGAGacgtttccatggaaacagctGAAACCACATGATGCCGCTAGTCTTCTGAAGCTGTTCATCAGGGAGCTGCCGCATCCACTGCTGACTGTCGAATACCTCAACGCTTTCATTGCGGTCAACA AACTTCCCACGAAGAAGCAGCAACTGCAGGCTCTGagtctgctggtgctgctgctgcccgaGGCCAATCGGGACAGTTTAAAG GCTTTAGTGGAGTTTTTCCAGCACGTCATTGAGCATCAGACCCAAAACAAGATGAGCCTCAACAACGTCTCTGTCATTATGGCCCCTAACATCTTCATGTTCAAGGCGTGTCGCTTAAAGGTCACCGAGCAGCAGGAGTTCTCCATGGCGACCAGCACCGCCAACATCGTCCGGCTTCTCATCCGCTACCAGAATCTTCTCTGGACT ATCCCCAAGTTCATCCTGCTCCAGGTCCGACAGCAAAACATGAAGCAAAGCAAAGAGAGGGCTGTGAGGAAGTTGCTGAAGAAGATAACCACAGAAAAGCCCTCAGACAGACCCGCTGTTGAG CAGGAGAGTTCCCAAGGAATCATCCGTGTCCAGGCTCCACAGTTCAGTAAAGTGTCGATGGCTGTTCAGCTGACGGAAGAGTTACAAGCCGCTGATGTATTAATGCGCTTTGTCAGCCAAGATAG CTCGGTGGCACTGAAGCGAGAAGATTTGAATCTCTATGAGATCGGAGGAAATATCA AGGAGAGATGTTTGGATGAGGAGACATTTATGAAAGATCTTCACCAGCTGAACCCCACAGCAGAGTTCGTCATCAGATCTGTGCAGCGATGA